A single region of the Kwoniella botswanensis chromosome 1, complete sequence genome encodes:
- a CDS encoding Ras-like protein: MSKAQFLREYKLVVVGGGGVGKSALTIQFIQSHFVDEYDPTIEDSYRKQCIIDEEVALLDVLDTAGQEEYGAMREQYMRTGEGFLLVYSITSRSSFEEVSTFHQQILRVKDKDYFPVVVVANKCDLEYERQVQPHEGRDLAKRFNAQCIETSAKQRVNVDEAFIAVVRAIRRYQKESGPPQATSAPGKSAAGGVGGRADQKDDQVDKGCCGGCVVL; this comes from the exons Atgtccaag GCTCAATTCTTGCGCGAGTACAAGCTGGTAGTTGTcggcggtggtg GTGTTGGTAAATCAGCATTGACCATCCAGTTCATCCAGTCCCAT TTCGTCGATGA GTATGATCCAACGATTG AGGACTCATACAGAAAACAATGTATaatcgatgaagaggtggCTTTACTCGATGTGCTTGATACTGCAGGACAGGAGGAGTATGGTGCGATGAGAGAACAATATATGAGAActg GCGAGGGCTTCCTCTTGGTCTATTCAATCACCTCGCGGAGTTCGTTCGAGGAGGTGTCAACTTTCCATCAACAGATCTTGAGA GTGAAAGACAAGGATTATTTCCCTGTCGTCGTAGTAGCCAACAAGTGTGATCTGGAGTATGAGCGACAAGTGCAACcacatg AGGGTCGAGATCTCGCTAAGAGATTCAACGCACAATGTATCGAGACTTCAGCCAAGCAACGTGTAAATGTGGATGAAGCTTTCATTGCTGTTGTCAGAGCTATCAGGAGGtatcagaag GAATCTGGTCCACCCCAAGCGACTAGTGCACCTGGTAAATCAGCTGCTGGCGGAGTAGGCGGTCGTGCCGAtcagaaagatgatcaagtaGATAAAGGCTGTTGTGGGGGATGTGTCGTACTTTAG